The Thermodesulfobacteriota bacterium sequence AATGGTAATTGAATCGAAATACTCCTTCAATCGATCGCCCGCCCCTTTCCATATGATCTCAGTGATGCACTCCCCAGATCTCTTGCAGGGCCTGCTCGAATCCTCAGGATCGACACAGGCGACCGGGTTTATCTCCCCTTCGGTGATTCGGATGATATCCCCGATCGTGATCTCCTCAGGCTTTTTCTTTAAAAAATAGCCTCCGGATGGCCCTCTTTTGCTGCTAATGATCCCCCCTTTTTTCAGCTTCTGGAAGATCTGCTCAATATATCTCGGAGAGATCCCCTCCCTCCTCGAAATGTCCTTGACCTGCGTCTCTAACCCGTCAGAATGATAGGCAATATCGAATATCGCCCTCACTCCATAACGGCTCTTAGTC is a genomic window containing:
- a CDS encoding Rrf2 family transcriptional regulator; translation: MRLSTKSRYGVRAIFDIAYHSDGLETQVKDISRREGISPRYIEQIFQKLKKGGIISSKRGPSGGYFLKKKPEEITIGDIIRITEGEINPVACVDPEDSSRPCKRSGECITEIIWKGAGDRLKEYFDSITIQDLCTKAKEMGLKKEQSRNVMYYI